A region of the Synechococcus sp. PCC 7502 genome:
TATGCGAGTTGCATCTGAAACTAATCCCATATTGGCTGCAATGTTCGGCAGGTTTTCGATATGGGTAATGTGATAAATCTTGGGACTGGGAGGAACTGATGCCATTTAATTACCCAAATTAGTTTATTGTCTGTCGTACAGGCTTTTGAAGTGGATACTCTTGATCATGGACACTAAACATATTTATACTTTTTAAGATGCCAAGCTCTTCAGAGATTTCTACTACTCTAGCTGCATCCTCATCAGTCCAATCTGTTGTATCAATATACATAACATCTTCAGATCGAATGCCATTGTCAAACCCTGTCTCGGTAGCTATTCCAACAATATGTTGAGCATCGGGAAACTTAAGTCTCACTGTTTTGCAGTAAATCTCCAAAATATTTCTACGTGTTTCCCTATATTCTTCGTAAGTCATCCAGTCAACTTTTGGAAGTAATAGGAAAACGTAGTATGGTTCTTGGGGAGACGAGGAACAAAGACAACGGGTTGCAAGCATATGCCTTGGCGCTAGCTTTATTAGTCCACAAAGAGCTGCTGCAAGATTTCTACGCCGAAAGCGTGGTTCTCTTGCCAAGAAACGAAGAAGAATTTCATTCGATTTAACGTCAGAATGAGTTGTATAGTATTGAGTCTCTTCCATAAGGTTCTTATTGAAGCTCTCAATTAAACCATCCCAAGCATAGCTAATTTTATCTGCGAAGACTTGAGCTTGCCGTTCGGGGCTTTGGCTAAATTCTTCCCACAAACCTTCGTCAAAAACAAGATTAGTTGTTTGTTTATCAAAATTAGGTGGAGCAATAAAATCATGCTCACTCTCCTCATTCATATTTGTGAGGTAATAAGTCAGCAACTCTTCCTCACCTGCTGCAAAAACAAGTGTATCAGATCTAAGAAATTTCTCTTTTTTAACTAAGTAAGAAACAAAATCTGAAATAGTATCTAATGTGCCTAAAACAATATCCAAAGATGTGTCACCAAGAACATGTACAAATGTACGACTTGGATCGATGTCCCCAATAAAGAATGGAACATCATCATTTTCATTTACATAATGAGCATCACCTTTAATAGAAGTATTAATCATAAGGCTACCACTACCACCAAGCTCCTGTTGACAGCGACTAGAATTATCATGAGCAACTACAATTAGATGGAATTTTGCCGTTGATAAATCAGGTATATCAATAGGAAAAGGTATAGTACATGAGCGATCTAAGAAAAGGCGATTTTGGGTTTTCTTAATCCATCCTTCAGCACCCCACACTTGATCTGCGGATTTTTGTATTGCTCTTTTAAACCATCGATTCCAATCGAGAGCAAGTCGATCAGTATTTGGGAACTGACAATCTTTATCTGAGAAAATAATGATGTGATTCTCGAAAACCACTAGCAGATCACATACTTCTTTCCCCTCAGTTATTCCGCCTGAAATTTGGTCTCTATATACCCCTGAATAGCTCCAAAGCGATAAAAATGTCCGATCACAAAGAACCTTTAAGTATCGTTCAGATTCAGTAATACCATCTGCGCGTTTGATAGACATAAATAAATTTGGATATTTACAAGTTTAAAAAAGTGGCTATTATTTGCTTCTCCTCTTAGCTTGGACAAGAATCAGAGAACATTATAAATTTCATAAGCCCAGACAATATTTAACCGTTGTCTCTATCTCTTCCATTTTTTCTGGAGAGAGCATTCCTACTGGCTGATCTAGAAATCGTGAAGCATCAAGCGATCGCAGTTGAAAGCATAAAAAGACGGTTTCCAGTGGTAAACCACTTTCTGATGGAGAAACTCTAACATTGGTAGGATAATCTCTCGTAATGTTTGCCCCTTTCGTTCCTACAACAACAGTCACGACGAGGGGAAGACGATTAATATCATCAATGGAAAGAACTAAAACAGGTCTTGTGCCACTTTGCTCTCTGCCAGCAGTTGGATTGAGGTTTACAAAGTAGATTTGAGATCGCAATATAGCCATAATTCAAAGACCATCAAAATCTGTAACAGCAAACTCTTGCTGAATCTGAGAAAGCTCAGCTTGAATTTGCGGATCTTGTGCCATTGCCGCTAATTCATTCTTAATCCGAATTTGATGCGCTATATGCTCTAAAAGCCATAACTGCTCAGTTAGATTGAGAGCATCTATAGATTTAGCAATTACTTTAAGATTACTTGACTTTTCCTTAATCAGCATATTTTCCACTTAGCTCCGTCCGATTTTCCCACACGCCAATTAACCCAGAATTCAATAATTGACGCGCAGTAAAATTTTTTTTAGGCTCAGACGAGGCGAAAATGAAACTACTATGTCAACCTGTTGACCTTGAGAAACAGGCAGATCGCATAGATGAATTTCACTATCTTTTTCTATAGTTCGTTGTAACCGAATTGATTGCATAGCTTTATATTTCCCGCTTGTGCATACATTCTTAAAGCGTATTTTTAGATTATAGCTGAATTCAACCTCTTAGTAATTTAGGTGATTAGATAGAAAGTTTTTACCTAATCACCTAAATTTTCATATTAGGATAAATATTTACAACTATTCCGTAAGTCCTAAGAACATGCGCTTATTAGAATCAAAAAGTATTCCTTCGTCAACTCATCCGAATTATATGTTTCATAGCTTTTAAGGCACTAGAAACTGCTCCCAACTCAAAGTACTCCACCCTAACGAGCTAATTGGAGGAATTGGTGGTATTTGAGGAATTGGAGGAATTGGTGATATCGGAGGAATTGGAGGAATCGGTGGTATTTCTGGTATCGGAGTGATTGGTCCACCAGATGCTCCTTGAATAAAAGCAACTGAGTTTCCATGACGATCGCGAAAGAATCCCTTATTGAACCTACCAAGATACTGTCCTTGGTAGGTATAGACAGATTCATCACGAATAAATGCCCGATTTCTGTTGTTTGTATCAAGGATCACT
Encoded here:
- a CDS encoding type II toxin-antitoxin system PemK/MazF family toxin gives rise to the protein MAILRSQIYFVNLNPTAGREQSGTRPVLVLSIDDINRLPLVVTVVVGTKGANITRDYPTNVRVSPSESGLPLETVFLCFQLRSLDASRFLDQPVGMLSPEKMEEIETTVKYCLGL
- a CDS encoding 4-fold beta flower protein; translated protein: MEPIFDRNGRTLGWLRDEVILDTNNRNRAFIRDESVYTYQGQYLGRFNKGFFRDRHGNSVAFIQGASGGPITPIPEIPPIPPIPPISPIPPIPQIPPIPPISSLGWSTLSWEQFLVP